The Pseudochaenichthys georgianus chromosome 23, fPseGeo1.2, whole genome shotgun sequence sequence CGGCGCTCACAGCACGCCCGTAAGGAGACTGAGTTCTTGCGACTGAAGAGGACGAGACTCGGCTTGGATGACTTTGAGTCTCTCAAAGTTATCGGGCGGGGAGCTTTTGGAGAGGTACATAATAAAAAAAGCCTAGGTCCTTGTGAGTTTGAATTGTGTATGTGTCCACTTTTGGCACAATCGTCCGTGTTTATCACAACTTTATACATTTTCTATTTGAACTTTCCTCCTTATTACTTACCTTGAAAATAATCCAATATTTATTCACCTTTCTGATGAATTTACTGCCATCTCCTTCAGGTCCGTTTGGTGCAGAAAAAAGATACAGGGCACATTTACGCCATGAAGATTTTGAGAAAAGCAGACATGCTGGAAAAAGAACAGGTGAAGTGTTTGTCAGCACCGCAGTTCTTGATAATccttaaacacactttatatgtctttatatttagttttcgttgcgTTGCTGTCTCTCTGCAGGTCGCTCATATCCGAGCAGAGCGGGATATTCTGGTGGAGGCTGACGGAGCCTGGGTGGTAAAGATGTTCTACAGCTTCCAGGACAAGAGGAACCTCTACCTCATCATGGAGTTCCTTCCTGGAGGTTTGCACTCAGAGTTACTACAGGGaacttatattatatataatgccTCTTATGACCTACATATTAAAAGAGACCTCCAGCATGAACATTCATTTATTTACAGTTATGCCATTTGGTCTGATAAAATAAAATCTTCCAGGATCACAAGAACAGTGAGACCAAAGGGACTGAGACGGTACTGCTTTAAAAGAAATCAACAAATGAAAGTTCCTCATCGTAAATAAAAGATTGGTTTGGTTTTCCCTCGCTATTATGTTCTTCTTAGCGGGTTCACTCTTCTATGTTGTCTTTTTCtcgtatttatttttattttcaactTTATTTGACACTTAAATTGTAGGGGCAGACTGGAAAACGGGTAGATGGGTTTATGACATTTATTAAACTGGATACATTACAGTATACAGCTACTCTGTGACATAACTCTGTGTTAGACATGAGCCAGACAGACATGTTGTGTATTATAATGTAGTGACCTCTGACCTTGCTGCCAGGCGACATGATGACCCTGCTGATGAAGAAGGACACTCTGTCTGAAGAGGCCACACAGTTCTACATCGCAGAGACGGTTCTGGCCATCGACTCCATCCACCAGCTGGGCTTCATCCACAGAGACATCAAACCAGACAACCTGCTGCTGGACTCCAGGGTgaggcgacacacacacacacacacacacacacacacacacacacacacacacacacacacacacacacacacacacacacacacacacacacacacacacacacacacacacacacacacacacacacacacacacacacacacacacacacacacacacacacacacacacacacacacacacacacacacacacacacagcacatgtATGTGCATGGGGATTTCTCAAAGGTGTATTTTCTCACAGGGACACGTgaagctgtcagattttggccTGTGTACGGGACTGAAGAAGGCTCATCGCACTGAATTCTACAGGAACCTGACGCACAACCCACCCAGCGATTTCTGTGAGTCACACATTtgattttcacaataaaagccaaaCAATATAGAAACCAGATCAAAAGTGCACCCAAGAAAGAGACTGCTTTAGTCCACAACATGTAACTGCATACATCATCACTTTTCATCTCTTCACCTTTTTGCAGCCTTTCAAAATATGAACTCCAAGAGGAAAGCAGAAACCTGGAAGAAGAACCGGAGGCAGCTGGTAAGACTTTGGCATTTTACTGAATGAAACCAGCGCGTGCTCATAGCCTATTTGACCTTTCTTCGTAAATACAGAAGTGTCTGAATTGAGACACAGCATAAGGAAGAAGGAATTGTGCACTTACCTGATGCAACATGCAGAAAGAGAAAACAAATCACAGATGTTGCTTCATGGTTTCTGCAGAAATGTGCAAAGTAGCCTCAAAATGATGGCTaagaatctttaaaagtcttAGAAATGTTAAGCAATGAGAAGGAGTTGATGATCTGACCTTGCATTTGAAAATAATTGgtcaaatatattaaaagattACAATTAACCAAATGTGTCTAGCTCTGAATAGCAGCAACATTATGTGTTAAACCAGTTTGAAATCCAGCTTGCCTTGGCTGTATGGAACATCTTTGACTGTCCAGTATTACCATCttgtatttgatcatttttaaaacaaatgccAACCCTTCTTTGTTTCTGTGTGACTTTCAGGCTTATTCCACCGTGGGAACACCAGACTACATTGCCCCGGAGGTATTCCTGCAGACGGGATACAACAAGCTGTGTGACTGGTGGTCTCTGGGGGTCATCATGTACGAAATGCTCATCGGTAAGCATGCTTTTTCCTGTGTGGTGAAATCGAATTAATTTGGAAAAGAAAATCACGGATGTTTTTGCACAATTGTgtagatgagtttacagataTTTAGCACACTGTGCAGGCCACACTTTCAAAGTgtttttacaaatattttaccAGTTGCTCTGTAGATTGACACATGGATAAACGTGCTGCTGTTAGGTGTCTTCTGCAGCTGGTATTGCTCTATCAGCagcattttatatttaaattgttCTAATTGTGTTCAGGTTACCCCCCCTTCTGCTCTGAGACGCCGCAGGAGACGTACAGGAAGGTGATGAACTGGAAGGAAACGCTCGTCTTCCCACCTGAAGTCCCCATCTCAGAGAGGGCCAAAGACTTGATATTAAAGTAAGTAAAGATACATTTGTATTCACTCACATGAAGGCCACATCAGACAGCGGTCTGGACAGAGCAAAATGACCCAGATGCTGTGACATCATCAGCATGCTCCTTGTGTGTTACAGGTATTGCACTGATCCTGAAAACAGGGTTGGagctgtgagtgtggaggagATCAAAAGTC is a genomic window containing:
- the LOC117439129 gene encoding serine/threonine-protein kinase 38-like; this encodes MTGETAATLPMSNHTRERVTVAKLTLENFYSTLLSQHEEREMRQKKLEKAMDDEGLPDEEKVMRRSQHARKETEFLRLKRTRLGLDDFESLKVIGRGAFGEVRLVQKKDTGHIYAMKILRKADMLEKEQVAHIRAERDILVEADGAWVVKMFYSFQDKRNLYLIMEFLPGGDMMTLLMKKDTLSEEATQFYIAETVLAIDSIHQLGFIHRDIKPDNLLLDSRGHVKLSDFGLCTGLKKAHRTEFYRNLTHNPPSDFSFQNMNSKRKAETWKKNRRQLAYSTVGTPDYIAPEVFLQTGYNKLCDWWSLGVIMYEMLIGYPPFCSETPQETYRKVMNWKETLVFPPEVPISERAKDLILKYCTDPENRVGAVSVEEIKSHQFFESVDWEHIRERPAAISIEIKSIDDTSNFDDFPESDILQPANATEPDFKSKDWVFLNYTYKRFEGLTQRGTIPTYMKAGKA